In Staphylococcus saccharolyticus, one genomic interval encodes:
- a CDS encoding aldehyde dehydrogenase family protein, producing MANINVRDFIDESYGLFINNEFQASDSGDTLTVSNPANGETLTQVARAGQKDVDKAVKAAQDAFDGWSKISKAERIDYLLEISRRINEKVEHLATIESLQNGKPYRETSIIDVPQAANQFKYFASVLTTDEGAVNEIDENTMSLVVNEPVGVVGAVVAWNFPILLASWKLGPALAAGNTVVIQPSSSTPLTLIELAKIFQEVLPKGVVNVLTGKGSESGDAIFHHKGVDKLSFTGSTDVGYGVAQAGAERIVPTTLELGGKSANIIFDDANLEQVVEGVQLGILFNQGEVCSAGSRLLVQSSIYDELLPKLKEAFENIKVGDPFDEDVKMSAQTGPEQLDKIESYIKIAQEDDKANILTGGHCITDNDLDKGYFFKPTIIEISDNQHQLAQEEIFGPVVVVEKFDDEQQAIDIANDSEYGLAGGIFTTNINRALNVAKAMRTGRIWVNTYNQIPAGTPFGGYKKSGIGREVYKDAIKNYQQVKNIFIDTSNQTKGIY from the coding sequence ATGGCAAATATTAACGTAAGAGATTTTATAGATGAAAGTTATGGCTTGTTTATTAATAACGAATTCCAAGCAAGTGATAGTGGAGACACTTTAACAGTTTCTAATCCTGCGAATGGAGAAACGTTAACTCAAGTTGCTCGCGCAGGTCAAAAAGATGTTGATAAAGCAGTAAAAGCTGCACAAGATGCATTTGATGGTTGGAGCAAGATTTCTAAAGCTGAGCGTATTGACTATTTATTAGAAATTAGCCGTCGTATTAACGAAAAAGTTGAACATTTAGCTACTATTGAGTCACTACAAAATGGTAAACCTTATCGTGAGACATCTATCATTGATGTACCTCAAGCAGCAAACCAATTTAAATATTTCGCTAGTGTATTAACTACTGATGAAGGAGCAGTTAATGAAATTGACGAAAATACAATGAGTTTAGTAGTTAATGAACCGGTTGGTGTTGTTGGAGCAGTTGTAGCTTGGAATTTCCCAATTTTACTTGCTTCATGGAAATTAGGTCCAGCATTAGCAGCGGGTAACACAGTGGTTATTCAACCATCATCTTCTACGCCGTTAACATTAATTGAACTTGCGAAAATTTTCCAAGAAGTTTTACCTAAAGGTGTTGTGAATGTTTTAACAGGTAAAGGTTCTGAATCAGGCGATGCTATTTTCCATCACAAAGGTGTGGATAAACTATCATTTACAGGTTCTACTGATGTAGGTTATGGTGTAGCACAAGCAGGTGCTGAACGTATTGTACCTACAACATTAGAATTAGGTGGTAAAAGTGCCAATATTATCTTCGATGATGCAAACTTAGAACAAGTTGTTGAAGGTGTTCAATTAGGTATTTTATTCAATCAAGGTGAGGTTTGTAGTGCAGGTTCAAGATTACTCGTACAATCATCAATTTATGATGAATTATTACCAAAATTAAAAGAAGCCTTTGAAAATATTAAAGTTGGTGATCCATTTGACGAAGATGTCAAAATGAGTGCCCAAACAGGTCCAGAACAATTAGACAAAATTGAAAGCTACATTAAAATTGCGCAAGAAGATGACAAAGCTAATATTTTAACTGGTGGTCATTGTATTACAGATAATGACTTAGATAAAGGTTATTTCTTTAAACCAACAATTATTGAAATTAGTGATAATCAACATCAACTCGCACAAGAAGAAATTTTCGGTCCAGTAGTAGTAGTTGAAAAATTCGACGATGAACAACAAGCGATTGATATTGCTAATGACTCTGAATATGGTTTAGCAGGCGGTATCTTTACTACAAATATTAACCGTGCACTAAATGTAGCTAAAGCGATGAGAACAGGCCGTATCTGGGTTAACACATATAACCAAATCCCTGCAGGTACGCCATTTGGTGGTTACAAAAAATCAGGGATCGGACGAGAAGTATACAAAGATGCGATTAAAAACTATCAACAAGTCAAAAATATCTTTATCGATACAAGTAACCAAACTAAAGGTATATATTAA
- a CDS encoding DUF2188 domain-containing protein, whose protein sequence is MPWTMKDYPQSWKNFAELERKKAIDIGNAMLKDGYKESDVIPIATQQAEKWYQDASKDDLEELKNKHITQHQKDPSANPKLNDENVHVYFEDEEWKVKTTDAKQASDTFGTKAEAIKRAKEIADNKGTKVVEHNKNE, encoded by the coding sequence ATGCCTTGGACAATGAAAGATTATCCTCAAAGTTGGAAGAACTTTGCAGAACTTGAACGTAAGAAAGCGATTGATATTGGTAATGCGATGTTAAAAGATGGTTATAAAGAATCTGATGTTATTCCAATTGCTACACAACAGGCAGAAAAATGGTATCAAGATGCATCTAAGGACGACTTAGAAGAATTGAAAAATAAACATATTACTCAACATCAGAAAGACCCATCAGCTAATCCTAAATTAAATGATGAAAACGTGCATGTGTACTTTGAAGATGAAGAATGGAAAGTGAAGACAACAGATGCTAAGCAAGCTTCAGATACGTTTGGTACCAAAGCTGAAGCTATCAAACGAGCAAAAGAAATTGCTGATAATAAAGGTACAAAAGTTGTTGAACATAACAAAAATGAATAG
- a CDS encoding cation:proton antiporter, translated as MSLDLPVMLTIVLFLALGIFSQWLAARIKWPSIVVMAIVGLLVGPILGIANPKEALGSDVFSPIVSLAVAIILFEGSSNLDFRELKGISKAVVRIITVGAGIAWILGTIALHTILDFPLSVSFVMGGLFLITGPTVIQPLLKQAKVKRNVDSVLRWESIILDPIGPMLALTAFYIFQILEQGISFIVIVLFILKMIAVVLIGFGASYLFNWLIRRDKIPQSLMPPIQFVFILLTFSTCDEILSESGLLAVTIFGLMMVRQKRHDLIFKESDHFIDNASSILVSTVFILITSSLTKDVLLNVLSWQLIIFSIVMIVLVRPISVFVSTFGTEITKKERAIVAMMAPRGIVVLTVAQFFSSLFMDDHIVMAKYITPVTFGLVFITVVIYGFSFTPLSKLLSVASNEPPGVIIVGESEFSFHLGVNLRDHGIPVMMFNLFENTSEKAHEAGFEVFNGNLLSSSDRIYSDLLRYNKCILMTQSFIFNSLAFNELVPEFGLNNVDMMPVSFNDEQARNNLNGPIRNHILFDENHTPRWFNSYITQHNIVEVPAEEYHELTDKDMLIYYISEDKEVTFKRSNREMPGHESGVYGILRNAYDA; from the coding sequence ATGTCATTGGACTTACCAGTGATGCTAACGATTGTTTTATTTTTAGCATTAGGAATCTTTAGTCAATGGTTAGCGGCTAGAATTAAATGGCCATCCATTGTTGTCATGGCAATAGTAGGTTTACTTGTGGGTCCTATTTTGGGAATCGCAAACCCTAAGGAGGCTCTGGGTTCAGATGTCTTTAGCCCAATTGTTTCATTAGCAGTTGCGATTATATTATTTGAAGGTAGCAGTAACTTAGACTTTAGAGAGCTTAAAGGTATCTCTAAAGCGGTGGTTAGAATTATCACAGTTGGTGCAGGTATTGCATGGATATTAGGCACAATTGCACTACATACGATATTAGATTTTCCACTATCCGTATCATTTGTTATGGGTGGATTGTTCTTAATTACAGGTCCAACAGTCATTCAACCATTGTTAAAACAAGCGAAAGTGAAGCGTAATGTTGACTCTGTATTAAGATGGGAAAGTATCATTTTAGATCCAATTGGACCTATGTTAGCTTTAACTGCATTTTACATTTTCCAAATCCTTGAACAAGGGATTAGCTTTATAGTCATTGTTCTCTTTATTCTAAAAATGATTGCAGTGGTACTTATTGGCTTTGGAGCATCATATTTATTTAATTGGTTGATACGTAGAGATAAGATACCACAAAGTTTGATGCCTCCCATTCAATTCGTATTTATATTATTAACATTTAGTACTTGTGACGAAATATTATCAGAATCCGGATTATTAGCAGTAACAATTTTTGGATTAATGATGGTACGTCAAAAACGTCATGATTTAATCTTTAAAGAATCTGATCATTTTATTGATAATGCTTCTTCTATACTTGTAAGTACAGTGTTTATTTTAATTACATCCTCTTTAACAAAAGATGTATTATTAAATGTCCTTTCATGGCAGTTAATTATCTTTAGTATAGTCATGATTGTACTCGTTAGACCTATTTCAGTATTTGTTTCTACGTTTGGTACTGAAATTACTAAAAAGGAACGTGCAATTGTTGCTATGATGGCACCAAGAGGGATTGTTGTATTAACTGTAGCGCAATTCTTCTCAAGTTTATTTATGGATGATCATATTGTGATGGCTAAATATATTACACCAGTTACATTTGGTTTAGTATTCATTACGGTAGTTATCTATGGCTTTAGTTTTACACCTCTAAGTAAATTATTAAGCGTCGCAAGCAACGAGCCACCGGGTGTTATCATTGTAGGGGAAAGTGAGTTCTCATTCCACCTTGGTGTGAATTTGAGAGACCATGGCATACCAGTCATGATGTTTAATCTATTTGAAAATACTTCTGAAAAGGCACATGAAGCAGGATTTGAAGTATTCAACGGTAATTTATTATCTAGCAGTGACAGAATTTATTCAGACTTATTGCGTTATAATAAATGTATTTTGATGACGCAATCCTTTATTTTTAATAGTTTAGCATTTAATGAGCTCGTGCCAGAATTTGGCTTGAATAATGTGGACATGATGCCGGTATCATTTAATGATGAACAGGCACGAAATAATTTAAATGGGCCTATCAGAAACCATATATTATTTGATGAGAATCATACACCACGCTGGTTTAATAGCTATATTACACAACACAATATTGTTGAAGTGCCAGCAGAAGAGTACCACGAGCTTACCGATAAAGATATGCTGATTTATTATATTAGTGAAGATAAAGAGGTAACATTCAAACGTAGTAATAGAGAAATGCCTGGACATGAATCAGGTGTTTATGGTATCTTAAGAAATGCTTATGATGCATAA
- the thiS gene encoding sulfur carrier protein ThiS, with the protein MKCIINGDSFTFEREQSIQDVLLSLDLDPKRVIVEMNKELIKQDNYTEHTVREDDRLELLEIVGGG; encoded by the coding sequence ATGAAGTGTATCATTAATGGCGATTCATTTACTTTTGAACGAGAACAGTCGATACAAGATGTCTTACTGTCACTCGACTTAGACCCAAAACGCGTCATTGTTGAAATGAATAAAGAACTCATTAAGCAAGATAATTACACAGAACATACGGTTAGAGAAGATGACCGTTTAGAATTATTAGAAATTGTTGGAGGTGGATAA
- a CDS encoding DedA family protein, whose product MEQIITDFISKWDYTAIFILILLENVLPVVPSEIILTFAGLLSVKSHLSIWTLLIITTIASFIGLLILYYICRLISEERLYRFVDRHGKWMKLKSKDLKRANDWFKKYGAWAVLLCRFVPVLRVLITIPAGVNRMNVVQFTVLSLIGTTIWNFALILLGRLLSDSFGALMNGIHTYSRIMYVLIIVAIIYFIIRYFMKRRKRVK is encoded by the coding sequence ATGGAACAAATCATTACTGATTTTATAAGTAAGTGGGATTACACAGCAATCTTCATACTAATCTTACTTGAGAACGTCTTACCTGTCGTTCCCTCTGAGATTATTTTAACGTTTGCCGGACTACTTTCTGTAAAGTCACACTTATCTATTTGGACATTATTAATTATTACGACCATCGCTTCATTCATCGGTTTACTAATCTTATACTACATCTGTAGATTAATTTCAGAGGAAAGATTATATCGCTTTGTAGATCGTCATGGTAAATGGATGAAGCTAAAGAGTAAAGATTTAAAGCGAGCGAACGATTGGTTTAAAAAATACGGTGCTTGGGCAGTTTTATTATGTAGATTTGTGCCAGTACTTCGTGTGTTAATCACTATCCCTGCAGGTGTCAATCGTATGAATGTCGTTCAATTTACTGTGTTATCGTTAATTGGTACAACGATTTGGAATTTTGCTTTAATATTACTTGGTAGATTATTAAGCGATAGCTTTGGCGCTTTAATGAATGGTATACATACATATTCACGAATTATGTATGTACTCATTATTGTTGCAATTATCTACTTCATTATCCGCTACTTCATGAAACGTCGCAAAAGAGTAAAATAA
- a CDS encoding putative quinol monooxygenase, with product MIIINAKLKIDVNKREGYLKMMDELVKSSRKEEGNLFYHHYEDVTEKNVFVVVENYKDDKAVQAHNNSEHFKVFSQHIGDFVIEEPEIDVSQPIEK from the coding sequence ATTATTATTATTAATGCAAAATTAAAAATTGATGTGAACAAACGTGAAGGTTACTTAAAGATGATGGATGAACTCGTTAAAAGTTCTAGAAAAGAAGAAGGAAATTTATTCTATCATCACTACGAAGATGTGACTGAAAAAAACGTATTTGTAGTTGTAGAAAATTATAAAGATGACAAAGCTGTTCAAGCGCACAATAACTCTGAACATTTTAAGGTTTTTAGCCAACATATTGGTGACTTTGTTATTGAAGAACCAGAAATCGATGTAAGTCAACCCATTGAAAAATGA
- a CDS encoding NAD(P)H-dependent oxidoreductase, whose amino-acid sequence MSNMNQTIIEAFDFRHATKKFNSNKKISEEDFDTILESGRLSPSSLGLEPWRFVVIQNKKLRDKLKPYSWGAQKQLDTASHFVLIFARKNVTAHSNYVQHLIRGIKEYEDSTIPAVEEKFDNFQASFHIADNDRTLYDWASKQTYIALGNMMTSAALLGIDSCPMEGFDLDKVTEILSEEGILDTEHFGISVMVAFGYRAQEPAHGKIRQSKEDVISWIE is encoded by the coding sequence ATGAGTAATATGAATCAAACAATTATTGAAGCATTTGATTTTAGACACGCCACAAAAAAATTTAATTCAAATAAAAAGATTAGTGAAGAAGATTTTGATACTATTTTAGAATCTGGTAGATTATCCCCGAGTTCTCTAGGCTTAGAACCATGGCGATTCGTTGTGATACAAAATAAAAAGTTAAGAGATAAATTAAAACCTTATAGCTGGGGTGCTCAAAAACAATTAGATACGGCTAGTCATTTCGTATTAATTTTTGCGCGTAAAAATGTTACAGCGCATTCAAACTATGTTCAACATTTAATTCGCGGTATCAAAGAATACGAAGATAGTACCATTCCGGCAGTAGAAGAGAAATTTGATAATTTCCAAGCAAGTTTCCATATTGCTGATAATGATCGCACATTGTATGACTGGGCAAGTAAACAAACGTATATTGCTCTAGGGAATATGATGACAAGTGCAGCGTTATTAGGAATAGATTCATGTCCAATGGAAGGTTTTGATTTGGATAAAGTGACTGAAATTTTATCTGAAGAAGGTATATTAGATACAGAACACTTTGGAATTTCTGTGATGGTGGCCTTTGGATACAGAGCACAAGAACCAGCTCATGGTAAGATTCGCCAAAGTAAAGAAGATGTCATTAGTTGGATTGAATAA
- a CDS encoding aldehyde dehydrogenase, which produces MTNQLFINNEFIESKSTETMDIINPATGKAFDTITFATKEEVNEVNEAIEKSKHAQLEWERVPQPTRAEHVKLLIPLLEKNREDIAQLYVKEQGKTLAQAYGEIDKSITFIDYMTSLSMSDKGSVLQNSVKNETIQITKKPIGVTAGIVPWNAPILVLMRKVIPAIVTGCSIVIKPSEETTLLTLRLAELFRASTIPAGLIQIVPGTGETVGTQLATHKDIQLISLTGSMRAGKSVYEHAAQTVKKVNLELGGNAPVLITPYADLDKAVNYIVEARINNAGQVCTCPERIFVHENVHDAFLEKVTHKMTNLSVGDPFNDDTDYGTIINQKQLDSIHDKVKVAVNNGATLVIGGNKLDREGYFYEPTILDHVKKDDRVFKEEIFGPVLAITTYCDFYQVIKDANDTNAGLSSYIFSENLQEVMTANERLKFGEVYANCEAEEVVNGYHAGWRESGSGGADGIHGFEEYYNTTVSYIRY; this is translated from the coding sequence ATGACAAATCAATTATTTATTAACAATGAATTTATAGAAAGTAAATCTACAGAAACGATGGATATTATCAATCCAGCTACAGGTAAAGCATTTGATACCATTACATTTGCTACTAAAGAAGAAGTAAATGAAGTAAATGAAGCGATTGAAAAGTCTAAACACGCGCAACTTGAGTGGGAACGCGTTCCGCAACCAACGCGTGCTGAGCATGTTAAATTATTGATACCTTTACTTGAAAAAAATCGTGAAGATATTGCCCAACTATATGTGAAAGAACAAGGTAAAACGTTAGCTCAAGCTTATGGAGAAATTGATAAATCTATTACCTTTATTGATTATATGACAAGTTTAAGTATGAGCGATAAAGGTAGCGTCTTACAGAATAGTGTAAAAAATGAAACTATTCAAATTACGAAAAAACCTATTGGTGTTACAGCCGGAATTGTACCATGGAATGCTCCTATTTTAGTATTAATGCGTAAAGTCATTCCTGCCATAGTTACAGGTTGCTCTATTGTTATTAAGCCAAGTGAAGAAACAACTTTACTAACATTACGTTTAGCTGAACTATTCCGTGCCTCAACGATTCCAGCAGGCTTAATTCAAATTGTTCCTGGCACGGGAGAAACTGTTGGTACTCAATTAGCAACTCACAAAGATATTCAACTTATCTCATTAACTGGTAGCATGCGTGCAGGTAAATCTGTATACGAACACGCTGCTCAAACAGTTAAGAAAGTTAATTTAGAACTTGGAGGCAATGCTCCTGTTCTTATTACTCCGTATGCCGATTTAGATAAAGCTGTCAATTACATTGTAGAAGCTCGTATCAACAACGCTGGTCAAGTTTGCACATGTCCTGAACGTATCTTTGTTCATGAAAATGTACATGATGCATTTTTAGAAAAAGTGACTCATAAAATGACAAACTTGTCTGTGGGCGACCCATTTAATGATGACACAGATTATGGTACTATCATCAATCAGAAGCAACTAGATAGTATCCATGATAAAGTTAAAGTAGCTGTGAATAATGGTGCTACGCTAGTGATTGGTGGGAATAAGTTAGATCGTGAAGGATACTTCTATGAACCAACAATTTTAGACCATGTAAAAAAAGATGATCGTGTCTTTAAAGAAGAAATTTTCGGTCCAGTCCTTGCAATTACCACTTATTGTGATTTTTACCAAGTTATTAAAGATGCTAATGATACAAATGCAGGCCTTTCTTCATATATCTTCTCTGAAAATTTACAAGAAGTAATGACTGCAAACGAACGTCTTAAATTTGGTGAAGTTTACGCCAATTGCGAAGCTGAAGAAGTTGTTAATGGTTATCATGCAGGCTGGCGCGAATCAGGTTCAGGTGGTGCTGATGGAATTCATGGCTTTGAAGAATACTACAATACTACTGTAAGTTATATTAGATATTAA
- a CDS encoding GNAT family N-acetyltransferase, with product MAEEIKQGDHKFYVGEDENNPQAVITFKKVDNNEINIDYTGVSDELGGQGLGKKLVNSVIEHARDNNLKIIASCPFAKNVLEKDDHAQDVYLG from the coding sequence ATGGCTGAAGAAATTAAACAAGGCGATCATAAATTTTATGTGGGAGAAGATGAAAATAATCCACAAGCAGTCATCACATTTAAAAAAGTGGATAATAATGAGATTAATATTGATTATACTGGTGTTTCAGATGAACTCGGTGGACAAGGATTAGGTAAAAAATTAGTAAATAGTGTGATTGAACATGCACGCGATAATAACTTAAAAATCATCGCATCATGCCCTTTTGCTAAAAATGTTTTAGAAAAAGATGACCACGCACAAGATGTTTATTTAGGATAA
- a CDS encoding fructose-1,6-bisphosphatase gives MTHITESEMKRKYLDLLSQKFDSAEKLATEIINLESILELPKGTEHFVSDLHGEYESFQHVLRNGSGNVRAKINDIFKDKLSQQEINDLAALVYYPEEKLKLVKNNFDSIGKLNEWYITTIERLIDLITYCSSKYTRSKLRKALPEQFVYIIEELLYKSNEFHNKKPYYETLVNQIIELEQSDDLIIGLSYTVQRLVVDHLHVVGDIYDRGPKPDKIMDTLINYHSVDIQWGNHDVLWIGAFAGSKVCLANLLRICARYDNLDIIEDAYGINLRPLLTLAEKYYDTNNPAFKPKKRPDKEVSLTKREESQITKIHQAIAMIQFKLEMTIIKRRPSFEMEERLVLEKIDYDKNEITVYGKTYPLKDTCFQTVDPKDPAKLLPEEQEVVDKLLLSFQQSEKLRRHMSFLMREGKLYLPYNGNLLIHGCIPVDENGEMEAFEIEGERLSGRELLDVFEHHVREAFDHKESTDDISTDLVWYLWTGKYSSLFGKRAMTTFERYFIEDKASHKEIKNPYYHLREDVDMIRKMLKDFGLNPDEGRIINGHTPVKEIDGEDPIKADGKMLVIDGGFSKAYQSTTGIAGYTLLYNSFGMQLVAHQEFNTKEKVLAVGADELSVKRVVDEELQRKKIRDTNVGKQLQDQIDILKILMHDRYLK, from the coding sequence ATGACCCATATTACAGAAAGTGAAATGAAACGAAAATATTTAGATTTACTCTCACAAAAGTTTGATAGTGCAGAAAAACTAGCTACTGAAATTATCAACTTAGAGTCTATCTTAGAATTACCAAAAGGAACCGAACATTTTGTCAGTGATCTTCACGGCGAATATGAATCATTCCAACATGTGTTAAGAAATGGTTCAGGTAACGTCCGCGCTAAAATTAATGACATATTTAAAGACAAACTTTCTCAACAAGAAATTAATGACTTAGCAGCTTTAGTTTACTATCCAGAAGAAAAATTAAAATTAGTCAAAAATAACTTTGATTCCATTGGCAAATTAAATGAATGGTACATCACTACCATCGAACGTTTAATTGATTTAATTACATACTGCTCATCAAAATATACACGTTCAAAACTACGCAAAGCTTTACCTGAACAATTTGTCTATATCATCGAAGAACTCCTTTATAAAAGTAATGAGTTTCATAACAAGAAACCTTATTATGAAACACTGGTCAATCAAATTATAGAATTAGAACAATCTGACGACTTAATCATCGGTTTGTCGTATACTGTACAACGTTTAGTCGTAGACCATTTACACGTGGTAGGTGATATTTATGATCGTGGACCAAAGCCAGATAAGATTATGGATACATTGATTAACTACCACTCAGTAGATATTCAATGGGGTAACCATGATGTACTATGGATTGGGGCTTTCGCAGGTTCAAAAGTGTGTCTAGCTAACCTTCTACGTATTTGTGCGCGCTATGATAATTTAGATATTATCGAGGATGCATATGGAATCAATTTACGTCCTTTACTCACCCTTGCTGAAAAATATTATGACACAAACAATCCTGCCTTCAAACCTAAGAAACGACCAGATAAAGAAGTGAGCTTAACTAAACGCGAAGAAAGCCAAATAACAAAAATACATCAAGCTATTGCGATGATTCAATTTAAACTAGAAATGACTATTATTAAACGTCGACCTTCTTTTGAAATGGAAGAACGTTTAGTCTTAGAAAAAATTGATTATGATAAAAATGAAATTACAGTTTATGGTAAAACATATCCACTTAAAGATACATGTTTCCAAACTGTCGACCCTAAAGATCCTGCAAAACTATTGCCTGAAGAGCAAGAAGTCGTAGATAAATTATTACTCTCATTCCAACAATCTGAGAAATTACGACGTCATATGTCATTCTTAATGCGTGAAGGAAAGCTTTACCTACCTTATAATGGTAACCTTCTTATTCACGGATGTATTCCAGTTGATGAGAATGGGGAAATGGAAGCATTTGAGATAGAAGGCGAACGATTAAGTGGGCGTGAACTTTTAGATGTCTTTGAACATCATGTCAGAGAAGCCTTTGACCATAAAGAGTCTACGGATGATATTTCAACGGACTTAGTGTGGTACCTATGGACAGGCAAATATTCATCTTTATTCGGTAAACGTGCAATGACAACATTTGAACGTTACTTTATTGAAGATAAAGCATCTCATAAAGAGATTAAAAATCCTTACTATCACCTTCGTGAAGATGTAGATATGATTCGTAAGATGCTCAAAGACTTTGGTTTGAATCCTGATGAAGGACGTATCATTAATGGACATACACCAGTCAAAGAGATTGATGGCGAAGACCCAATAAAAGCAGATGGTAAAATGTTAGTCATTGATGGTGGTTTCTCTAAAGCTTATCAATCAACTACAGGTATCGCCGGATATACCCTACTCTATAATTCATTTGGTATGCAACTCGTAGCTCATCAAGAATTTAATACTAAGGAAAAAGTATTAGCTGTAGGTGCCGATGAATTATCAGTCAAACGTGTTGTAGATGAAGAATTGCAACGCAAAAAAATAAGAGATACAAATGTCGGTAAACAATTGCAAGATCAAATTGATATTCTAAAAATACTTATGCATGATAGATACTTAAAATAA
- a CDS encoding YkvI family membrane protein encodes MNTVKESIIVAFAFVGVVVGAGFATGQEIFQFFTSNGIYSIGGILVTGLIITLGGIFVLNTGYRLKSQNHSESIHYYLHPMIAKLFDIILTIFLFSLAIIMTAGGASTINESFGLPFWLSSLILVILILLTLFLKFDRLIAVLGGVTPFLVSVVVMIAIYYFITGDVNFSTANDYSNHNKSISPGWWFDAINYASLQIAAAFSFLTVMGGKLKYQKATVYSGLIGGLIITFLLLMINLGLITEFNQIKHVALPSLLLAKQISPSIGMIMSVIMVLVIYNTVVGLMYALASRFSQPFTQHYYTLIILMTIITFICTFIGFISLIRKVFPIMGLFGFILLIPVFYKGLTRK; translated from the coding sequence ATGAACACTGTTAAAGAATCCATCATTGTTGCCTTCGCCTTTGTTGGCGTTGTAGTAGGAGCAGGATTTGCGACAGGTCAGGAAATTTTCCAATTTTTCACAAGTAATGGTATCTATAGTATTGGTGGCATTCTCGTTACTGGGCTCATCATTACATTAGGCGGAATTTTTGTTTTGAATACTGGCTACCGTCTTAAATCTCAAAATCACTCCGAATCCATACATTACTATTTGCATCCAATGATAGCCAAATTATTTGATATTATACTAACGATATTTCTATTCTCGCTAGCTATTATAATGACTGCTGGCGGTGCATCTACAATAAATGAGAGCTTTGGATTGCCATTCTGGTTGAGCTCACTGATTTTAGTAATTCTTATTTTATTAACTTTATTTTTAAAATTCGATCGACTGATTGCAGTTTTGGGTGGTGTTACCCCCTTCTTAGTATCTGTTGTTGTAATGATTGCAATATACTACTTTATAACAGGTGATGTTAATTTTAGTACCGCAAATGACTATTCAAATCATAATAAATCCATCTCTCCAGGTTGGTGGTTTGATGCAATCAATTATGCGAGTTTACAGATAGCTGCTGCATTTAGTTTTTTAACTGTAATGGGCGGTAAATTAAAATATCAGAAAGCAACCGTTTATAGCGGTCTGATAGGCGGACTTATTATTACTTTCTTATTATTAATGATTAATCTTGGATTGATTACTGAATTTAATCAAATTAAACATGTAGCTCTACCTTCGTTACTTTTAGCTAAACAAATATCACCATCTATTGGTATGATTATGTCTGTCATTATGGTTTTAGTTATCTATAATACGGTGGTAGGTTTGATGTATGCCCTCGCCTCTCGTTTTAGTCAACCATTTACTCAACACTATTACACATTGATTATTCTAATGACCATCATTACCTTTATTTGTACATTTATAGGATTTATTTCACTCATCAGAAAAGTCTTTCCAATAATGGGCTTATTTGGATTTATTCTACTTATCCCTGTATTTTATAAAGGATTGACACGTAAATAA